In the genome of Lagopus muta isolate bLagMut1 chromosome 21, bLagMut1 primary, whole genome shotgun sequence, one region contains:
- the LOC125703227 gene encoding basement membrane-specific heparan sulfate proteoglycan core protein-like, whose translation MCPQESGKAKDFVGLGLKDGHLVFSYQLGSGEATIVSEDPVNDGEWHHVMAARQGRRGWLQVDGEEPVFGESPGTNIMANSQGSVYIGGAPDPRSLTAGKFLSGVSGCVRGLVLAPTGTPGTPLTCGTARWGALPSPPAPPSLPLTPTQPGMAPGGPGPHRNVYSPPSPLPTQATLGRPGRSGASWGGT comes from the exons ATGTGCCCACAGGAGAGTGGCAAAGCCAAAGACTTCGTGGGGCTGGGTTTGAAGGATGGGCACCTGGTGTTCAG CTACCAGCTGGGCAGCGGCGAGGCCACCATCGTCTCCGAAGACCCTGTCAATGATGGCGAGTGGCACCACGTGATGGCGGCCAG GCAGGGCCGGCGTGGGTGGCTGCAGGTGGACGGGGAGGAGCCGGTGTTTGGAGAGTCCCCAGGAACCAACATCATGGCCAACAGCCAGGGCAGCGTCTACATCG GCGGTGCCCCAGACCCCCGCAGCCTCACAGCCGGCAAGTTCCTCTCCGGCGTGTCGGGATGTGTGCGGGGCCTGGTGCTGGCACCCACAGGGACCCCCGGCACCCCACTGACCTGCGGCACGGCGCGGTGGGGGGCTCTGCCGTCGCCCCCTGCCCCTCCTAGCCTCCCTCTTACCCCCACACAGCCTGGGATGGCTCCGGGGGGGCCGGGACCCCACAGGAATGTTTAcagccccccctccccactcccGACCCAAGCCACGCTGGGGCGGCCGGGTCGCTCGGGTGCCTCCTGGGGTGGCACCTGA